In Coleofasciculus sp. FACHB-1120, one genomic interval encodes:
- a CDS encoding serine hydrolase domain-containing protein — translation MVNFYQLEQQIEEQMKVSAIPGVALSVVQKREVIYARGFGVTSVEDGSIPVTPQTLFRIGSVTKPLTGTAVMRLVETGKLDLDRPIKDYIDWFALSEEGAAERITLRMLMTHTSGLPTDAQNFGRRDPEGLEAYVRDQIPKYPIIAPPGKLYSYSNPGIMVVGYIAEAVSGKPFTQLMQELVFDPLEMQRTTFDPTVAMTYPIAQSHNQNEDGTLSVDRRFADNTAGYPAGFIISTVLDLANFAMMHMNQGCFRDRQILSPQSVTQMQTLHADWYTTEGAGYGLTFMVDPYKGIRRIGHNGAISSYGSWFLMVPEADVAVSLVFNRRAPDFAAYKIVNRIFDELLNLPKQTPKPQAIAPDTGLWSQYTGLYLGPQTGLLKIQVLDDQLMLDLNEQVMPLQALKKDLYFAQKPDSEEKIPVGFILEAAAPTRYIMVNSSPCERIELDASFVPDFSAWASYAGSYTSDLDTLTIHVEAGRVFLHTKMFNQDVPCILIDNTRFACKFGLIEVQVAEDGVARSLNLGNYFIFTRC, via the coding sequence ATGGTTAACTTTTATCAATTAGAACAGCAAATTGAAGAACAGATGAAAGTCTCCGCTATCCCAGGTGTGGCGCTTTCGGTTGTCCAAAAGCGGGAAGTCATCTATGCCAGGGGTTTTGGTGTCACTAGCGTGGAAGATGGCTCAATCCCCGTGACCCCGCAAACTCTGTTTCGGATTGGTTCTGTCACCAAGCCGCTAACTGGGACTGCGGTGATGCGGCTGGTTGAGACTGGCAAGCTTGACCTCGATCGACCCATTAAAGATTACATTGATTGGTTCGCCCTCAGCGAGGAGGGAGCCGCTGAACGCATCACCTTACGGATGCTGATGACTCATACTTCTGGACTCCCTACGGATGCCCAAAATTTTGGTCGGCGCGATCCAGAGGGACTTGAGGCTTACGTGCGAGACCAGATACCGAAGTACCCGATTATTGCACCTCCTGGCAAGCTGTACTCCTATAGCAACCCCGGCATTATGGTGGTTGGTTATATTGCTGAGGCTGTCAGCGGTAAGCCATTTACACAACTGATGCAAGAGTTGGTTTTTGACCCTTTGGAGATGCAACGCACGACATTCGATCCGACGGTGGCGATGACTTATCCAATTGCTCAATCGCACAACCAGAATGAGGATGGGACATTAAGTGTAGATCGTCGCTTTGCTGACAATACGGCTGGCTATCCGGCGGGATTTATCATTTCCACGGTGCTAGATTTGGCAAACTTTGCGATGATGCACATGAACCAGGGTTGTTTTCGCGATCGCCAGATCCTCTCACCCCAGTCGGTTACTCAAATGCAAACACTTCATGCAGACTGGTATACGACGGAAGGGGCAGGATATGGACTGACTTTCATGGTTGACCCCTACAAGGGGATACGCCGAATCGGACACAATGGTGCAATCAGCAGCTATGGTAGCTGGTTCCTCATGGTTCCGGAGGCTGATGTTGCAGTTTCGCTGGTGTTCAACCGTCGCGCCCCTGACTTCGCGGCTTACAAAATCGTCAACCGGATCTTTGACGAACTCCTGAATCTGCCAAAGCAGACACCGAAGCCGCAAGCGATCGCGCCCGATACCGGGTTATGGTCGCAATATACAGGATTATATTTAGGGCCTCAGACAGGGTTGCTCAAGATTCAGGTGCTGGATGACCAGCTGATGCTTGATTTAAACGAGCAGGTAATGCCTTTACAGGCGCTTAAAAAAGACCTTTATTTTGCACAAAAGCCAGATAGCGAAGAAAAAATTCCTGTCGGTTTTATCCTCGAAGCAGCAGCGCCGACGCGGTATATCATGGTCAACTCTTCACCCTGCGAACGCATCGAACTCGATGCTTCGTTTGTGCCCGATTTCTCGGCTTGGGCGTCTTATGCGGGCAGTTACACGTCAGATTTAGATACGCTGACTATCCATGTTGAGGCAGGTCGCGTGTTCCTTCACACCAAAATGTTCAACCAAGATGTGCCCTGCATCCTAATAGATAATACCCGCTTTGCTTGCAAATTCGGTTTAATTGAAGTGCAAGTTGCGGAGGATGGCGTTGCGCGATCGCTTAACTTAGGAAATTATTTCATCTTTACCCGCTGTTAA
- a CDS encoding type IV pilin-like G/H family protein yields MGKTTAETKQHLLKNKPIRKFAASIQADSSYLYNWQVSLKQRRNILFFVTGVITIGSLVSVGNPIAFALGFPPMLNCGPVKQSAVEENIESINLAQEAHFSEKKSFANDFNKLGIRLQKQGDNYEYSTRATSSAAFSYGISQSKGSNSYVGAVFVVPAPETKSKAVNREIIVTILCQADSPGAIKPVEPAYQNGAVACGSNTTEIYRYSP; encoded by the coding sequence TTGGGAAAAACCACAGCCGAAACCAAACAACATCTTTTGAAAAACAAACCCATCCGTAAATTTGCGGCGTCTATACAAGCAGATTCATCGTATCTTTACAATTGGCAAGTTTCCCTCAAACAGCGAAGAAACATACTCTTTTTCGTAACAGGTGTAATAACGATAGGGAGTTTGGTATCGGTAGGTAATCCCATTGCTTTCGCACTTGGGTTTCCCCCCATGTTGAACTGTGGTCCAGTTAAGCAATCAGCAGTGGAAGAAAATATTGAGTCAATTAACTTAGCTCAAGAAGCCCATTTTTCTGAAAAAAAGTCCTTTGCTAACGACTTTAATAAGTTAGGAATCCGCCTTCAAAAGCAGGGAGACAACTACGAATATTCAACTCGTGCCACTTCTTCGGCTGCCTTTAGTTACGGGATATCCCAAAGTAAAGGAAGTAACAGTTACGTTGGGGCTGTGTTTGTAGTCCCTGCTCCTGAGACCAAATCTAAAGCGGTTAATCGTGAGATAATAGTAACTATTTTGTGCCAAGCGGATTCCCCCGGGGCAATCAAACCTGTAGAGCCAGCTTATCAAAATGGTGCAGTTGCTTGCGGCTCTAACACCACCGAAATCTACCGTTATTCGCCTTA
- a CDS encoding peptidylprolyl isomerase, with the protein MAEIFQVGSKVIQAHEIPSLLSRYQLLSQFLQGIIIDEAIALYSCTDAERKLAVEQFAAQHQLTSPEARKAWAASQGMTLEQLEDLAVRSLLLEKFKIATWSSKVESYFIAHKAGLDQVVCSLIRTKDMGIAQEVYFRIQEGEQSFAELAREYSQGTEAHTGGVIGPVSLSALHPAIAKMLSISQPGQLWTPTRLEEWYAIVRLEKFLPAQLDEQMRRRLIDEMFQNWVKERMQEIGLLQFTGSSASNSA; encoded by the coding sequence ATGGCGGAAATTTTTCAAGTTGGCAGCAAAGTAATTCAGGCACATGAGATTCCGTCTTTGTTGAGTCGTTATCAGCTGCTGTCCCAGTTCTTGCAAGGGATTATTATTGACGAAGCGATCGCGCTCTATTCTTGCACGGATGCAGAGCGCAAATTGGCTGTAGAGCAGTTTGCCGCGCAGCACCAACTCACCTCCCCAGAAGCGCGAAAAGCTTGGGCGGCATCCCAAGGCATGACTTTAGAACAACTGGAAGACTTAGCTGTACGATCCTTGCTGCTAGAGAAGTTTAAGATAGCTACTTGGAGTTCAAAGGTCGAGTCTTATTTTATCGCTCACAAAGCAGGTCTCGACCAAGTAGTGTGTTCCTTAATTCGTACCAAGGATATGGGAATTGCCCAGGAAGTCTACTTTAGAATTCAGGAAGGAGAACAATCTTTCGCAGAGTTAGCCAGAGAATATTCCCAAGGTACAGAGGCTCACACTGGGGGAGTCATTGGCCCAGTGAGTTTGAGTGCTTTGCATCCAGCGATCGCCAAAATGTTATCAATTAGTCAACCTGGGCAGCTATGGACTCCAACCCGTCTGGAAGAATGGTATGCAATTGTTCGACTCGAAAAGTTCTTGCCAGCACAGCTAGATGAACAAATGCGCCGTCGCTTGATTGACGAAATGTTTCAGAATTGGGTCAAAGAGCGGATGCAAGAAATCGGTTTATTACAGTTTACCGGGTCTTCAGCCTCAAATTCAGCATGA
- a CDS encoding endonuclease/exonuclease/phosphatase family protein translates to MNTDNEITESLSLTVDSATFSETAGTGAATGTVTRTGDLSQSVTINLLSSDTSEATVAETVTIPANQASATFTIDAVNDSFVDGSQTATLTASATQYTSGTITVTVTDDELEAGNLRIHDIQGASHTSPLAGQIVSKVPGIVTAVLSNGFYLQDPNPDMNDATSEGIFVLTWITPKVSVGDSILVSGIVNEFIPGDSDSSNLSTTQIIVGNAGIATISKDNPLPDSTILGEGGRSIPTQVIDNDGLEIFDPAQDGIDFYESLEGMRVQVNNAVAVGPTNDFGEIPVLADNGVNAGTRTERGGIVVQPGDFNPERIIIDDAIIDGEPQVNVGDTFEGSITGVIDYSFGNYKLLNTAPLPNVVSGNLTRETTALTGSLDQLTVASFNVENLDPSDDEAKFTSLANIIVNNLKLPDIISLEEIQDNNGATNDSVVDASQTYQTLIDAIASLDGPTYEYRQIDPVDDQDGGQAGGNIRVGFLFNPNRVEFVDRPGGTSTTNTSVISGTEGAELSASPGQIVDTDLSDGDAFADSRKPLVGEFLFNGNQVFVIGNHFNSKGGDQPLFGSSQPPTLTSEVQRLQQAATVNNFVNSLLAVDPNANVVVMGDFNDFQFSKPLEVLKGDDLTNLIDTLPLNEQYTYIFEGNSQALDHILVSKNLNTAAEIDVVHLNAEFATQDSDHDPLVARFTLPINDNASSNTLVGNENNNRIDGKGGNDTLIGRQGNDILTGGGDQDIFVIRSGDGADTITDFGGVGMGNLPAAEIIAEVDTLQFEGAGLTASNLLLTQTGNDLAIAFDGVDNTNVVLKNFSLENLNNLQQSTGASVDIGNILFDGQTQIQQSFDIANANEDLKQIFNKNTVTFLNDLDNNTQGFDASNDVINGQGGNDTLEGLGGDDLLRGGIGNDTLLGGEGNDYLAGGDGDDWLNGGIGQNTLFGGNGSDRFVLSNNSGANTILDFTDAQDLIVLSDGLKLEYVTITQGTGANANDTLIGIANTGELLATLTEVQANTLTSDDFTTI, encoded by the coding sequence ATGAATACTGACAACGAAATAACAGAATCTCTCAGCTTAACAGTTGACTCTGCCACCTTTTCAGAAACCGCAGGTACAGGTGCTGCCACTGGAACTGTCACCCGAACCGGAGACTTATCACAATCAGTTACGATTAACTTACTGAGTAGCGACACCAGCGAAGCCACTGTTGCGGAAACTGTGACGATTCCGGCAAATCAGGCATCAGCAACCTTCACAATTGATGCAGTAAATGATTCATTTGTAGATGGTTCTCAGACGGCGACATTAACAGCTTCAGCAACCCAATATACTAGCGGTACAATCACTGTAACAGTGACAGACGACGAACTAGAAGCTGGGAATCTCCGCATCCACGATATTCAAGGTGCTAGCCATACATCACCCCTGGCGGGTCAGATAGTTTCCAAAGTCCCTGGTATTGTCACCGCAGTTCTGTCGAATGGCTTCTATCTGCAAGACCCGAATCCGGACATGAATGATGCCACCTCTGAGGGGATTTTTGTCCTCACTTGGATAACACCCAAGGTCAGCGTTGGCGACTCTATTCTGGTTAGCGGGATTGTTAATGAATTCATTCCGGGCGATTCTGATAGCAGCAATCTCTCCACAACTCAAATTATTGTTGGAAATGCAGGGATTGCAACAATTTCCAAGGACAATCCTTTACCTGATAGCACTATTTTGGGTGAGGGTGGACGCTCGATTCCAACTCAAGTGATTGATAATGATGGATTAGAAATATTTGACCCGGCGCAAGACGGCATTGACTTCTACGAAAGCCTGGAAGGAATGCGGGTGCAGGTAAATAACGCGGTAGCTGTAGGGCCAACCAATGATTTCGGGGAAATTCCCGTCCTGGCTGACAATGGAGTGAATGCTGGCACCCGAACAGAGAGGGGCGGTATTGTAGTTCAGCCGGGGGATTTTAACCCGGAACGGATTATTATCGACGATGCCATTATTGACGGTGAACCTCAGGTGAATGTTGGGGACACCTTTGAGGGTTCCATCACTGGCGTCATCGACTATAGTTTTGGCAATTATAAGCTTTTAAACACTGCACCTTTACCTAACGTTGTTTCTGGAAATTTAACGCGGGAAACAACTGCATTAACCGGAAGTCTTGACCAATTGACAGTGGCTAGTTTTAATGTCGAAAATCTCGACCCCAGTGATGACGAAGCTAAATTTACCAGCCTTGCGAATATTATCGTCAACAACCTTAAGTTACCAGACATTATTAGCTTAGAGGAAATACAAGACAACAATGGTGCGACGAATGATAGTGTCGTTGATGCCAGCCAAACTTACCAAACACTGATAGATGCGATCGCATCTTTGGATGGCCCAACTTACGAATACCGCCAAATTGATCCGGTAGACGACCAAGATGGCGGTCAAGCGGGGGGTAATATCCGCGTCGGCTTCCTTTTTAACCCGAATCGGGTTGAGTTTGTAGACCGTCCCGGCGGCACCTCCACGACTAACACCAGCGTCATTAGCGGGACAGAGGGTGCAGAACTTTCCGCTAGTCCGGGTCAGATCGTTGATACCGATCTCTCCGATGGCGATGCTTTTGCCGACAGTCGCAAACCGTTGGTCGGGGAGTTTCTTTTCAACGGCAATCAAGTATTTGTCATCGGCAACCACTTTAACTCAAAAGGTGGCGATCAACCTCTTTTCGGAAGTTCTCAACCGCCCACACTCACTTCAGAAGTACAACGTTTACAGCAAGCCGCTACCGTTAATAACTTTGTAAATAGCCTGCTGGCAGTTGACCCCAATGCCAATGTCGTAGTCATGGGCGATTTCAATGATTTTCAGTTCTCAAAACCGTTGGAAGTCTTAAAAGGGGACGACCTTACAAACCTAATTGATACTTTGCCACTCAACGAACAATATACCTACATTTTCGAGGGCAATTCTCAGGCGCTTGACCACATTTTGGTTAGTAAAAATCTCAACACGGCGGCAGAAATTGATGTGGTTCATCTCAATGCCGAATTTGCGACTCAAGACAGCGACCACGATCCCCTCGTCGCTCGTTTTACCTTACCAATTAATGACAACGCAAGTTCTAATACCTTAGTTGGCAACGAGAATAATAATCGCATAGACGGGAAAGGAGGGAATGACACCCTCATCGGTCGGCAAGGAAATGATATCCTCACCGGCGGTGGCGACCAAGATATTTTTGTGATTCGCAGTGGCGATGGTGCTGACACGATTACAGATTTCGGTGGCGTCGGAATGGGAAATCTTCCAGCCGCAGAGATTATTGCCGAAGTCGATACCCTCCAATTTGAAGGGGCTGGTTTAACTGCCAGCAATCTACTTTTAACTCAAACGGGTAACGATCTAGCGATCGCATTCGATGGCGTTGACAACACGAATGTCGTCCTGAAAAACTTTAGCCTCGAAAACCTGAATAACCTCCAACAATCTACAGGTGCGTCGGTAGACATCGGCAATATTCTCTTTGACGGACAAACACAGATTCAGCAAAGCTTTGACATTGCTAACGCTAACGAGGATCTCAAACAGATTTTCAACAAAAATACCGTCACTTTCCTTAACGACCTAGATAACAACACCCAAGGTTTTGATGCTTCTAACGATGTCATTAACGGTCAAGGTGGCAATGACACGCTAGAGGGATTGGGTGGCGATGACTTGCTGCGTGGCGGGATTGGCAACGACACTCTTTTAGGTGGAGAAGGAAATGATTACCTCGCCGGTGGCGACGGTGATGACTGGCTTAATGGTGGGATTGGTCAAAATACACTCTTCGGCGGTAATGGTAGCGATCGCTTTGTTTTATCCAATAACAGCGGTGCAAACACCATTCTTGACTTCACCGATGCTCAAGACCTAATCGTATTATCCGACGGTTTGAAGTTGGAGTATGTAACGATTACCCAAGGGACGGGTGCAAATGCAAATGATACTTTGATTGGTATTGCCAACACCGGGGAACTATTAGCGACACTTACTGAAGTGCAAGCGAACACCCTTACCAGCGATGATTTCACCACGATCTAG
- the dxs gene encoding 1-deoxy-D-xylulose-5-phosphate synthase has product MHLSEITHPNQLHGLSIRQLQQIARQIREKHLQTVATSGGHLGPGLGVVELTIALYQTLDLDRDKVTWDVGHQAYPHKLLTGRYHRFHTLRQKDGIAGYLKRCESKFDHFGAGHASTSISSALGMAMARDLKGDNFKVAAVIGDGALTGGMALEAINHAGHLPKTNLLVVLNDNEMSISPNVGAIPRYLNKMRLSPPMQFITDNLEEQFKHIPFVGESLTPELERVKEGMKRLAVPKVGAVFEELGFTYMGPVDGHNLEELIATFKQAHKMQGPVLVHVATVKGKGYEIAEKDQVGYHAQSPFNLATGKAVPSSKPKPPSYAKVFSHTLVKLAENNPNIVGITAAMATGTGLDKLASKLPKQYIDVGIAEQHAVTLAAGLACEGMRPVAAIYSTFLQRGYDQIVHDVCIQKLPVFFCLDRAGIVGADGPTHQGMYDIAYLRCLPNMVLMAPKDEAELQQMIVTGVNYTDGPIAMRYPRGNGYGVPLMEEGWEELPIGKAEILRQGDDVLLLGYGSMVYPAMQAAEILSEHGIEATVVNARFAKPLDTELILPLAQQIGRVVTLEEGCIIGGFGSAVAESLLDNHLMVPITRIGVPDVLVDHATPEQSMAELGLTPSQIAERVRKSFSPQLSAVMG; this is encoded by the coding sequence ATGCATTTGAGTGAAATTACTCATCCCAACCAGTTGCACGGTCTATCAATTCGTCAACTTCAGCAAATTGCCCGTCAAATTCGGGAAAAGCATCTCCAAACTGTAGCCACCAGCGGCGGTCATTTGGGACCGGGATTGGGGGTCGTAGAACTGACAATAGCTTTGTATCAAACGCTAGACTTAGATCGCGATAAAGTGACCTGGGATGTCGGGCACCAAGCCTATCCGCACAAATTGCTCACGGGACGGTATCACCGCTTCCACACACTGCGCCAAAAAGATGGCATCGCCGGTTATCTCAAGCGCTGTGAAAGTAAATTCGATCACTTTGGTGCTGGTCATGCTTCCACCAGTATTTCATCTGCTTTGGGCATGGCGATGGCGCGAGACCTCAAAGGCGATAACTTCAAAGTCGCAGCAGTGATTGGCGATGGGGCACTCACTGGCGGTATGGCGTTGGAAGCGATTAACCATGCCGGACACTTGCCCAAAACCAACCTGCTGGTGGTGCTGAACGATAACGAAATGTCGATTTCGCCCAACGTCGGCGCGATTCCTCGCTATCTGAACAAAATGCGTCTCAGTCCGCCGATGCAGTTTATTACAGATAATCTGGAGGAGCAGTTCAAGCATATTCCTTTTGTGGGTGAATCCCTGACGCCAGAACTGGAAAGAGTGAAAGAAGGGATGAAGCGTCTGGCAGTTCCTAAAGTAGGGGCGGTATTTGAAGAACTCGGCTTTACTTATATGGGACCAGTGGATGGTCATAATTTAGAGGAACTGATTGCCACCTTCAAGCAAGCCCACAAGATGCAAGGGCCAGTTCTGGTTCATGTCGCAACCGTAAAAGGGAAAGGATATGAAATAGCTGAGAAAGACCAAGTCGGCTACCATGCACAATCCCCCTTCAACCTCGCTACGGGTAAAGCGGTTCCCTCTAGCAAACCCAAGCCTCCTTCTTACGCCAAAGTTTTTTCCCACACGCTGGTTAAACTCGCCGAGAATAATCCCAACATTGTCGGCATCACAGCAGCAATGGCGACTGGCACAGGTTTAGACAAACTCGCCAGCAAACTCCCCAAGCAATACATTGATGTCGGAATTGCTGAACAACACGCGGTCACTTTAGCCGCAGGTTTGGCTTGTGAAGGGATGCGACCCGTTGCCGCAATTTACTCTACTTTTCTGCAACGCGGCTACGACCAAATCGTTCACGATGTCTGCATTCAAAAATTACCCGTCTTCTTCTGTCTTGACCGCGCCGGAATTGTCGGTGCTGACGGTCCCACGCACCAAGGGATGTACGATATCGCCTATCTGCGCTGTCTCCCGAATATGGTGTTGATGGCACCCAAAGATGAAGCTGAATTGCAGCAGATGATCGTGACAGGCGTTAACTATACCGATGGCCCGATTGCGATGCGCTATCCTCGCGGCAATGGCTACGGGGTGCCCCTGATGGAAGAAGGCTGGGAAGAACTACCCATCGGCAAAGCAGAAATTTTGCGCCAAGGCGATGATGTTTTGCTCCTGGGTTATGGTTCGATGGTCTATCCCGCCATGCAGGCAGCGGAGATTTTAAGCGAGCATGGAATTGAAGCGACTGTCGTCAATGCTCGTTTTGCTAAGCCGCTGGATACTGAGTTAATTTTGCCTCTGGCTCAGCAGATTGGTCGGGTGGTGACGCTGGAAGAAGGCTGCATCATTGGCGGCTTTGGTTCGGCTGTGGCAGAAAGCTTGCTGGATAATCATCTGATGGTGCCTATAACGCGGATTGGCGTGCCTGATGTATTAGTGGATCATGCTACGCCAGAACAGTCGATGGCGGAACTGGGTCTGACACCGTCTCAAATTGCCGAGCGAGTGAGGAAATCTTTTAGTCCTCAGCTGTCAGCAGTGATGGGTTAA
- the mtnA gene encoding S-methyl-5-thioribose-1-phosphate isomerase, translated as MSTKTQVFPVIWNQDRVLLIDQNRLPTEYTFVEISCCEDMAQAIKTMIVRGAPAIGVAAAYGMYLGAREIQTDKREEFLTKLEQIAEMLRQTRPTAVNLFWAIARMLRTAYESLGTVEEIKSILLTTAKAINAEDLQTCQAIGDHGLKALPSKPHKLVILTHCNAGALATAGYGTALGVVRSAWRDGRLERVYADETRPRLQGAKLTSWECVQEGIPVTVITDSMAAHCMKQGLIDAVVVGADRIAANGDTANKIGTYSLALVAKAHNVPFFVAAPLSTIDFELPSGNKIPIEERDSSEIYQVGNTLLTPAGVEFYNPAFDVTPAELISAVITEYGAIAPSELKQFQTKQMV; from the coding sequence ATGTCTACCAAAACTCAAGTTTTTCCGGTTATTTGGAACCAAGACCGCGTTTTGCTCATCGACCAAAACCGGCTGCCTACCGAGTACACGTTTGTTGAGATCAGCTGCTGCGAGGATATGGCGCAGGCGATTAAAACGATGATTGTCCGGGGGGCACCGGCTATCGGTGTTGCGGCTGCCTACGGGATGTACCTGGGGGCAAGGGAGATTCAGACAGACAAGCGTGAGGAATTTTTGACTAAGTTGGAGCAAATTGCCGAGATGTTGCGGCAAACTCGTCCAACTGCGGTTAATTTATTTTGGGCGATCGCGCGGATGTTGCGAACTGCCTATGAATCGCTCGGAACGGTAGAAGAAATCAAATCTATTTTACTGACAACTGCTAAGGCGATTAATGCAGAAGACTTGCAAACTTGTCAGGCAATCGGCGATCACGGTTTAAAAGCTTTACCTTCCAAGCCTCATAAACTGGTTATTTTGACTCACTGCAACGCTGGAGCTTTGGCAACTGCTGGCTATGGAACTGCCTTGGGCGTTGTTCGTTCTGCGTGGCGAGATGGGCGTCTGGAGCGAGTCTATGCCGATGAAACTCGTCCCCGCTTACAAGGTGCGAAGCTGACTTCTTGGGAATGCGTCCAAGAAGGCATTCCGGTTACGGTGATTACCGATAGTATGGCAGCTCACTGCATGAAACAGGGTTTAATTGATGCGGTCGTTGTCGGTGCTGACAGGATTGCCGCAAATGGTGACACTGCTAATAAAATTGGCACTTACAGTCTGGCACTGGTTGCCAAGGCTCACAATGTTCCTTTTTTCGTTGCCGCACCCCTCTCTACGATTGATTTCGAGTTACCGTCTGGTAACAAAATTCCGATTGAAGAACGCGACTCCTCGGAAATTTACCAAGTTGGCAATACACTTCTCACCCCTGCTGGTGTGGAGTTTTACAACCCAGCATTTGATGTCACTCCCGCCGAATTAATTTCAGCAGTGATTACAGAGTATGGCGCGATCGCGCCCAGTGAGTTAAAACAGTTTCAGACCAAACAAATGGTTTAG